GGAGAATCCTGAATCTGAAGGATGAATCGGGAAAAGCTGTAGAGGTAACATTATGGGGAGAATTCTGTAACCGAGATGGTCGGCAACTTGAAGAGATGGTTGATTCAGCCTCTCACCCGGTTTTAGCTATAAAAGCTGGAAAAGTAAGCGACTTCAGTGGGAAGTCTGTGGGGACAATCTCTTCAACACAGCTCTTCATAAATCCAGATTTCCCTGAAGCCCATAAACTGAGGAACTGGTTCGATCACGGGGGAAAAGATACTGCATCCTTCTCCATTTCTAGAGATACCATGCCTGGAGGAAGTTCAAGGAATGAGATAAGAAAAAGTGTTTCTCAGATCAAAGAGGAAGGCCTTGGAAGATCAGAGAAGCCTGACTGGATCACTGTGAAAGCAACTGTATCATTCATCAAAACAGATAGCTTCTGTTACACAGCTTGCCCTTTGATGATTGGAGATAAACAATGCAACAAAAAGGTGACACGGTCTGGAACAAACAGGTGGCTCTGTGACCGGTGCAACCAAGAGTCTGATGAATGCGACTACAGATACCTGCTTCAGGTGCAGATACAAGACCACACTGGGTTGACTTGGGTAACTGCGTTTCAAGAAACGGGAGAAGAAATCATGGGATGTCCGGCTAAGAAGCTTTACGCATTGAAATACGAACTAGAGAAGGAGGAAGAATTTGCAGAGATTGTTAGAGACAGA
The DNA window shown above is from Camelina sativa cultivar DH55 unplaced genomic scaffold, Cs unpScaffold03458, whole genome shotgun sequence and carries:
- the LOC104699318 gene encoding replication protein A 70 kDa DNA-binding subunit A; amino-acid sequence: ILNLKDESGKAVEVTLWGEFCNRDGRQLEEMVDSASHPVLAIKAGKVSDFSGKSVGTISSTQLFINPDFPEAHKLRNWFDHGGKDTASFSISRDTMPGGSSRNEIRKSVSQIKEEGLGRSEKPDWITVKATVSFIKTDSFCYTACPLMIGDKQCNKKVTRSGTNRWLCDRCNQESDECDYRYLLQVQIQDHTGLTWVTAFQETGEEIMGCPAKKLYALKYELEKEEEFAEIVRDRLFHQYMLKLKIKEESYGDEQRVKMTVVK